CATCGTCGTCCGGAGCTTCTCCAGCAGGTAGGGCAGGAGGCTCACATGGTACCGGTTGATCTCGGCGAACTCCTTCACGCGCGCCGGATTGTTGCCGTGGTGCGAGGCCGGGTGGAAGCCGGTCATGACCCCGCTGTCCGGGTACACACGCGCCGAGGCGTCGCGCCCCATCTTGAAGGAGAAGACGCGCGTCATGTCGGCCTGCAGCGCCAGCACCTGCAGGTCGAACATCAGCTTCACGTGATCCCCGAAGCTGTCCGGCACGCCGGCAGGAGCACCGGCCAGTTCACGCTCCTCGCCCGACTGGTTTCGCGCTTCCACCTGCTGGATGCGCCGCTCGATCTCGCGAACGTGCTCGAGATACTGCCCCATGCGCTGGCGGTCGGCGGTGCCGAGTTCGCGATTGAGTTGCGCGACCCGTCCGGTGATCCAGTCGAGAATGCTGCCGGTGCTGCGATTGCGAGCCGCGCGCTCTTCCGGCGTGCCGCCCGCCCCGAACAGCTGTTCGAACGCCACCCGTGGGTCGCGGATCATCGGCAGCGGCTCCGTCGGAGAGCTCCAGCTGATCGAGTCCGTATACATGCAGGAATAGCCGTACGCACACCCGCCCGCACGGTCGAGCGGCTCGATGCACAGCTGCATGCTGGGAATGGGCGTAGCCTGTCCGAAGCGCTGGGCGTACAGCTGATCCAGCGACGTGCCGGCAAAGATGTTCGACCCCTCGGTTTGCGTGGGGTGCGACTGCGTGAGGAACACCGCACTCGACCGGAAGTGATCACCCCCGATCTCTTCCGGCTTGTACGCCTCCGCCATGCGCACATCGGTGTTGCTGATGATCGTGAGATATTTGCGCCACGGTTCGAGCGGCGAGAGCGACGTCTTGCTGAGATCGAAGGCGCGTCCGGTCGTGGGCGGCGACCAGAGATGCTCGGTGAGCCCGAAGGGCGCGCACCCGGCCGCCCCGTGCACCATTTCCAGCGCCAGCAGGCGCGTGGGGTTGGCGGCATGGCCGATGCGCCCCATGGCGTGCACCGGCATCATGGCCTCGAGATAGGGCAGCGCCACCATGGTGCCCATTCCCTTGAGGAACGTACGTCGTGGCAGCGGCTGGCGGAGGAGGTTGGCCATGATGGGACTCAGCGATGGAGTGAGGCCGCGCCGGAGGCGCCGCTTTCGACAGTGGGAGACGACTCGATCTTCTGCATGCGGAAGGCGGGACTCTTCACGACACCCATGATGTACGCCGACATGCGGTGCTGCTGGCGCCCGGCGTCGCGCACAATGCGCCGCACACTGGGCATGTCGGTGGCTTCCATCCGACGGCCCACCGCATACGCCATGAGGTTGCGGGTGAAGGTGCGCATGAGCGCCTCCTCCCGCCGCAGCAGCGCCGTTTGCAGTTGCACGGCGTTGGAGGCGGTGCTGCCGTCCCAGAGATCGCCCCTCGAGTCGATGGGCATGCCGTTGTCGCGCAGCCGCACCTTGCCCGTCGCGTCGTACTGCTCGAGCGCCAGGCCAATGGGGTCCATCATCTTGTGGCAGCTGCTGCACGAGGGGTTCTTGCGATGCTGCTCCATGCGCTCGCGCACGGTGAGCGGACGGCCCCCATCGGTGCCGGGCGTGGCCTCGAGGTCTGGCACCCCTGGCGGTGGCGGCGGCGGCGGGCTGTTGAGCAGCACTTCCATGACCCACTTGCCACGGTCCACCGCCGAGGTGCGGGTGGCGTGCGAGGTGAGCGTGAGGATACTGGCGTGCGAGAGCAGCCCGCGACGCGTTGCGTCGGGATACGACACGCGGCGGAAGGCTGGCCCCACCACCTGCTTCATGCCGTAGTGCTGCGCCAACCGTTCGTTCACGAAGGTGTAGTCGGCGCGATACAGGTCGAGCACCGGTCGGTCCCGCCGCACGAGATCATCGAAGAACAACTCGGTCTCGCGGCGCATGGCCGTGCGAAGCTGTTCGTCGAAGTCGGGATACTGTCGAATGTCCGGGGTGACCACGTCCAGATCGGGCAGCCGCAGCCACTGCGCCGCGAAG
This genomic interval from Gemmatimonas sp. contains the following:
- a CDS encoding DUF1552 domain-containing protein — protein: MANLLRQPLPRRTFLKGMGTMVALPYLEAMMPVHAMGRIGHAANPTRLLALEMVHGAAGCAPFGLTEHLWSPPTTGRAFDLSKTSLSPLEPWRKYLTIISNTDVRMAEAYKPEEIGGDHFRSSAVFLTQSHPTQTEGSNIFAGTSLDQLYAQRFGQATPIPSMQLCIEPLDRAGGCAYGYSCMYTDSISWSSPTEPLPMIRDPRVAFEQLFGAGGTPEERAARNRSTGSILDWITGRVAQLNRELGTADRQRMGQYLEHVREIERRIQQVEARNQSGEERELAGAPAGVPDSFGDHVKLMFDLQVLALQADMTRVFSFKMGRDASARVYPDSGVMTGFHPASHHGNNPARVKEFAEINRYHVSLLPYLLEKLRTTMDGDVPLLDRTTIIYGSPMSDSNTHNHRRCPLIFLGGGHGVASGNQHLKAPDGTPMANAMLSLLHRMGMDDLQTFGDSTGEFTF